TAACGGGAGGTTTCGCGAGGAGTGCTTGAATCAGCATGTATTCCGGAACCTTCATGATGCGCAGCAGAAGATCGAGGCATGGCGTCTCGATTACAACCGCTCCCGGCCACATAGTGCGCTGGGATATTTAACGCCGGAAGAATTCCGGCAGAAGTACCACCAACAGAGGACCCAGGTTGCTAATTAAAGACTGGGATACCTAACGGGGAAAGGTCAAGGTCGCCTTCTTTTCCACTGACACCGTGGCACGTGAGGTCAGAGTGCTCCCATCATCTAGGCGCAGCTCACGAATCCCCTCTGCGAGCCGCTTAGCATTCACATGCTGTTTCGCACGTTGTCCAACCCACTTCGCAACCAACTGAATGATCTGTTCAGTCCCGTTTTTAGGCTCGAAGCTGAAATTATTGGCATAGACCAGCATGGCAGAATCCGTTCAACGTCTTTTGAAAATCGCGCCCAAAAAGCCAGTTGGGCGAATTACAGATTGGTATTGAGTCGTCATTCGCAGTTTGGCAACTACTTATCAGTGGATATAGCGCCGCGCAAATTACTTTGGACAAATGTCTTCGTCAAGGACTTGCTCTCATGCGGATGCTTTTCAGAAACGGTTTGCTAACGTCAAATTGTTTGTGGTTGATGTTGCTTGGGCGGTATTTTGTCATCCTTTGGGCTTCTCTGAGCACAGGCAGAAAATGCAAGCCTTGAATAGCTTGCATTGTCGATGACATCATCACGCTCAATGCCAGCCTGCGGGGGATATCGGTTTATTCCAGAGGCTGAGTTGTCGGCTTACATCCATTTTCCGAACCACCTGAAGGCGTTTGCAATGGCGGCTGACCATTTACGTCATTACCACGATGGCCATCCGACGAACGAGTTGCCGCTGGTTTGAGCAAACCATCCATATCAGTGGTAGCGGTAGGCCACCTTATCAACGAGCGATGTCTCGGCTGCGTCAGATGTTGGCACTCAACGGATGAGGCTACCTGAAAATTGGCTCTAGCCCTTTGATTGGTGGGGTAGGGGGATGCATCTGCAGTGGCATCATTGATTTGACCGTTGCTTCAGTCCAATCACTTAACCAGTTGGGCAAGGCTGTTTGGTTGCCTGTTGGCATGCCCTGATCGCGCCGGCTTGTAGGTACCAGGGGATCGGATCATGCCTGGACTTCTACATGCAATGAACGTGGCGCTGAAGTAGTGTCGCTTGGATCTTCCGTCAATTGCACCGGGATGAACGCAGTGAGGGTGGTGCCGGCATCCATTACGCTATGGATGCTGAAATGCCCGCCCATGGCCTCGACCAGGCTTTTTACCAGCCATAACCCTAATCCTGTTCCGCCGCGTTTGTTTGGGCTCTGGCTGAAAGGGGGGGAGACTTGCTTCAAAAAGGCATCAGGAATGCCCACCCCGGTGTCTTTTACGACAATGATGAGTACGGGGCTGTGATCGGTTTGGATATTGGCACTGACGGTGACACCACCGATGTCGGTATATTTCATCGCATTTGACAGCAGGTTCCAGAGAATCTGACGAAGACGTTTCTCATCGGTGATGACGGGTTTCAATGGTTGCAAGTCCGCCAACAAGGTCAACCCACGTTGTTCCGCCCGATAATTCAAGGCTTCCATGACTTGGTGAATGACTTGCAGGACGTCTGTCCGGTCATAGGTCAGGGTAAGTTGATTGCTGCAGATCGCGGCTTGATCGATCAGGCCATCGATGATTGATTCCAGATGCATGATGGATGCATTCAGACGCTGCACCGGTTTGCTCGCGCTGTTGCCTGGGGGCAGCGATTTGGAGACGATTTGGATGTTGGCAGCGATGCTTTGCAATGGTGTGCGGAATTCGTGGCTGATGCCGGCCAATACGGCGCTTTGAGCCAGGCTATCCTGTTGTCGCTGAATGAATTGGGCGCGAATGCGACGTGTTTCGATGTACAAGATGATGCAGATCATCAACAGCAGCCCGGCAATGATCACCAGTAGCTGGAAAATGGTCTGGGTGGCATGCTGGA
The genomic region above belongs to Chitinivorax tropicus and contains:
- a CDS encoding integrase core domain-containing protein codes for the protein NGRFREECLNQHVFRNLHDAQQKIEAWRLDYNRSRPHSALGYLTPEEFRQKYHQQRTQVAN
- a CDS encoding sensor histidine kinase, with the protein product MDRELGLLSEEAAMTLAKQPSKDTPLSMRIDFINNRLDDILNANFGSQKYLKAVDGFDAYINRLQALTAYLQDVKGRMTPTLLEEVIHKVAAERERNEAFAIQTRLVEQQYDEDHEARIQHATQTIFQLLVIIAGLLLMICIILYIETRRIRAQFIQRQQDSLAQSAVLAGISHEFRTPLQSIAANIQIVSKSLPPGNSASKPVQRLNASIMHLESIIDGLIDQAAICSNQLTLTYDRTDVLQVIHQVMEALNYRAEQRGLTLLADLQPLKPVITDEKRLRQILWNLLSNAMKYTDIGGVTVSANIQTDHSPVLIIVVKDTGVGIPDAFLKQVSPPFSQSPNKRGGTGLGLWLVKSLVEAMGGHFSIHSVMDAGTTLTAFIPVQLTEDPSDTTSAPRSLHVEVQA